From a region of the Zingiber officinale cultivar Zhangliang chromosome 4B, Zo_v1.1, whole genome shotgun sequence genome:
- the LOC121974643 gene encoding uncharacterized protein LOC121974643 isoform X1: MAASSGVPTTLVGTGPFLRSSSSTRSFSFPRSSGAFYRVGTRGPWRKLALRMSPRFDALVDLVEKQSAGASASALEQFKISADRTCRVLMAAAKRGSKEASAKAVAKGAMKPKGGFHRKLPLSPAMSKFLGVPEIARVDAVKNSGSTSKQTSSRECGLSHKSIIFVLDKFDLFAQVRVVILATNRILCKYFFTCLCSLVNPPLLFHFYFIMQWPLPYSKSLIFLIHEYAGETTFTL, encoded by the exons ATGGCGGCTTCCAGTGGCGTTCCGACAACCCTTGTAGGGACGGGGCCTTTCCTTCGAAGCAGCTCTTCCACCAGGTCATTCTCCTTTCCGAGGAGTTCCGGTGCCTTTTATCGCGTTGGCACGAGAGGACCTTGGCGGAAGCTGGCTCTCCGGATGAGCCCGCGTTTCGATGCCTTGGTGGATCTCGTGGAGAAGCAATCTGCGGGAGCTAGCGCCTCGGCGCTCGAGCAGTTCAAGATCTCCGCCGATC GAACTTGCAGGGTGCTCATGGCGGCGGCCAAGCGTGGGTCCAAGGAAGCATCAGCGAAGGCGGTGGCCAAGGGGGCGATGAAGCCCAAGGGGGGCTTTCATCGGAAGCTGCCTTTGTCTCCAGCGATGAGCAAATTCCTCGGCGTCCCAGAAATCGCACGGGTGGATGCCGTCAAAAATTCTGGGAGCACATCAAAGCAAACCAGCTCCAG GGAGTGTGGATTATCTCACAAATCAATAATTTTTGTCTTGGATAAGTTTGATCTTTTTGCTCAGGTACGTGTAGTAATTTTAGCCACTAACAGAATTCTGTGCAAGTACTTCTTCACTTGCTTGTGTTCCCTTGTCAATCCTCCTTTGTTGTTCCATTTTTATTTCATTATGCAATGGCCTTTGCCTTATTCTAAATCTTTGATCTTTTTGATACATGAGTATGCAGGGGAAACAACGTTTACTTTATAG
- the LOC121974643 gene encoding uncharacterized protein LOC121974643 isoform X2, with protein MAASSGVPTTLVGTGPFLRSSSSTRSFSFPRSSGAFYRVGTRGPWRKLALRMSPRFDALVDLVEKQSAGASASALEQFKISADRTCRVLMAAAKRGSKEASAKAVAKGAMKPKGGFHRKLPLSPAMSKFLGVPEIARVDAVKNSGSTSKQTSSRECGLSHKSIIFVLDKFDLFAQGKQRLLYSLLDAMQTMTSCLVEVLILSAPLVSSWALELPEDDLHDLVQLLS; from the exons ATGGCGGCTTCCAGTGGCGTTCCGACAACCCTTGTAGGGACGGGGCCTTTCCTTCGAAGCAGCTCTTCCACCAGGTCATTCTCCTTTCCGAGGAGTTCCGGTGCCTTTTATCGCGTTGGCACGAGAGGACCTTGGCGGAAGCTGGCTCTCCGGATGAGCCCGCGTTTCGATGCCTTGGTGGATCTCGTGGAGAAGCAATCTGCGGGAGCTAGCGCCTCGGCGCTCGAGCAGTTCAAGATCTCCGCCGATC GAACTTGCAGGGTGCTCATGGCGGCGGCCAAGCGTGGGTCCAAGGAAGCATCAGCGAAGGCGGTGGCCAAGGGGGCGATGAAGCCCAAGGGGGGCTTTCATCGGAAGCTGCCTTTGTCTCCAGCGATGAGCAAATTCCTCGGCGTCCCAGAAATCGCACGGGTGGATGCCGTCAAAAATTCTGGGAGCACATCAAAGCAAACCAGCTCCAG GGAGTGTGGATTATCTCACAAATCAATAATTTTTGTCTTGGATAAGTTTGATCTTTTTGCTCAG GGGAAACAACGTTTACTTTATAGTTTGCTTGATGCAATGCAAACAATGACTTCATGTCTAGTAGAAGTTCTGATTCTTAGCGCCCCTCTTGTTAGTTCATGGGCATTGGAATTACCAGAGGATGACCTACATGATCTTGTACAACTTTTATCGTAA
- the LOC121974643 gene encoding uncharacterized protein LOC121974643 isoform X3: MPWWISWRSNLRELAPRRSSSSRSPPIGFRNLQGAHGGGQAWVQGSISEGGGQGGDEAQGGLSSEAAFVSSDEQIPRRPRNRTGGCRQKFWEHIKANQLQASSDGNAGFMIDMLKECGLSHKSIIFVLDKFDLFAQVRVVILATNRILCKYFFTCLCSLVNPPLLFHFYFIMQWPLPYSKSLIFLIHEYAGETTFTL, translated from the exons ATGCCTTGGTGGATCTCGTGGAGAAGCAATCTGCGGGAGCTAGCGCCTCGGCGCTCGAGCAGTTCAAGATCTCCGCCGATC GGTTTTAGGAACTTGCAGGGTGCTCATGGCGGCGGCCAAGCGTGGGTCCAAGGAAGCATCAGCGAAGGCGGTGGCCAAGGGGGCGATGAAGCCCAAGGGGGGCTTTCATCGGAAGCTGCCTTTGTCTCCAGCGATGAGCAAATTCCTCGGCGTCCCAGAAATCGCACGGGTGGATGCCGTCAAAAATTCTGGGAGCACATCAAAGCAAACCAGCTCCAG GCTTCATCAGATGGCAATGCTGGATTCATGATTGATATGTTAAA GGAGTGTGGATTATCTCACAAATCAATAATTTTTGTCTTGGATAAGTTTGATCTTTTTGCTCAGGTACGTGTAGTAATTTTAGCCACTAACAGAATTCTGTGCAAGTACTTCTTCACTTGCTTGTGTTCCCTTGTCAATCCTCCTTTGTTGTTCCATTTTTATTTCATTATGCAATGGCCTTTGCCTTATTCTAAATCTTTGATCTTTTTGATACATGAGTATGCAGGGGAAACAACGTTTACTTTATAG
- the LOC121974643 gene encoding uncharacterized protein LOC121974643 isoform X4, translating to MPWWISWRSNLRELAPRRSSSSRSPPIGAHGGGQAWVQGSISEGGGQGGDEAQGGLSSEAAFVSSDEQIPRRPRNRTGGCRQKFWEHIKANQLQASSDGNAGFMIDMLKECGLSHKSIIFVLDKFDLFAQVRVVILATNRILCKYFFTCLCSLVNPPLLFHFYFIMQWPLPYSKSLIFLIHEYAGETTFTL from the exons ATGCCTTGGTGGATCTCGTGGAGAAGCAATCTGCGGGAGCTAGCGCCTCGGCGCTCGAGCAGTTCAAGATCTCCGCCGATC GGTGCTCATGGCGGCGGCCAAGCGTGGGTCCAAGGAAGCATCAGCGAAGGCGGTGGCCAAGGGGGCGATGAAGCCCAAGGGGGGCTTTCATCGGAAGCTGCCTTTGTCTCCAGCGATGAGCAAATTCCTCGGCGTCCCAGAAATCGCACGGGTGGATGCCGTCAAAAATTCTGGGAGCACATCAAAGCAAACCAGCTCCAG GCTTCATCAGATGGCAATGCTGGATTCATGATTGATATGTTAAA GGAGTGTGGATTATCTCACAAATCAATAATTTTTGTCTTGGATAAGTTTGATCTTTTTGCTCAGGTACGTGTAGTAATTTTAGCCACTAACAGAATTCTGTGCAAGTACTTCTTCACTTGCTTGTGTTCCCTTGTCAATCCTCCTTTGTTGTTCCATTTTTATTTCATTATGCAATGGCCTTTGCCTTATTCTAAATCTTTGATCTTTTTGATACATGAGTATGCAGGGGAAACAACGTTTACTTTATAG
- the LOC121974643 gene encoding uncharacterized protein LOC121974643 isoform X5, with amino-acid sequence MPWWISWRSNLRELAPRRSSSSRSPPIGFRNLQGAHGGGQAWVQGSISEGGGQGGDEAQGGLSSEAAFVSSDEQIPRRPRNRTGGCRQKFWEHIKANQLQASSDGNAGFMIDMLKECGLSHKSIIFVLDKFDLFAQGKQRLLYSLLDAMQTMTSCLVEVLILSAPLVSSWALELPEDDLHDLVQLLS; translated from the exons ATGCCTTGGTGGATCTCGTGGAGAAGCAATCTGCGGGAGCTAGCGCCTCGGCGCTCGAGCAGTTCAAGATCTCCGCCGATC GGTTTTAGGAACTTGCAGGGTGCTCATGGCGGCGGCCAAGCGTGGGTCCAAGGAAGCATCAGCGAAGGCGGTGGCCAAGGGGGCGATGAAGCCCAAGGGGGGCTTTCATCGGAAGCTGCCTTTGTCTCCAGCGATGAGCAAATTCCTCGGCGTCCCAGAAATCGCACGGGTGGATGCCGTCAAAAATTCTGGGAGCACATCAAAGCAAACCAGCTCCAG GCTTCATCAGATGGCAATGCTGGATTCATGATTGATATGTTAAA GGAGTGTGGATTATCTCACAAATCAATAATTTTTGTCTTGGATAAGTTTGATCTTTTTGCTCAG GGGAAACAACGTTTACTTTATAGTTTGCTTGATGCAATGCAAACAATGACTTCATGTCTAGTAGAAGTTCTGATTCTTAGCGCCCCTCTTGTTAGTTCATGGGCATTGGAATTACCAGAGGATGACCTACATGATCTTGTACAACTTTTATCGTAA
- the LOC121977359 gene encoding transcription factor HEC3-like yields the protein MDNVTHNFWDRHHHPAEIMSMGKDQATTALWDHDLLFQHPYHHQLSHGYVETERYDEGGGEEKELGEEDEEEELGAMKEMMYRVAAMQPVDIDPAAVAKPRRRNVRISDDPQSVAARHRRERISERIRILQRLVPGGTKMDTASMLDEAIRYVKFLKRQLHCLQSNPPPAPLPAQFAVVVGLSSSSSSSSSFSSGAVGRLQGLGGHLMMH from the coding sequence ATGGACAATGTCACCCACAATTTCTGGGATCGTCATCATCATCCAGCTGAGATCATGAGCATGGGGAAGGACCAGGCGACGACGGCGCTTTGGGATCATGACCTATTATTTCAGCATCCGTATCACCACCAGCTGTCCCATGGCTACGTGGAGACGGAGCGTTATgatgaaggaggaggagaggagaaggagcTGGGAGAGGAGGACGAGGAAGAAGAGTTGGGAGCGATGAAGGAGATGATGTACCGGGTGGCGGCTATGCAACCGGTGGACATCGACCCGGCCGCGGTGGCGAAGCCGCGACGGCGCAACGTGCGGATCAGCGACGACCCGCAGAGCGTAGCGGCGCGGCACCGCCGGGAGCGCATCAGCGAGCGGATCCGCATCCTGCAGCGTCTTGTCCCCGGCGGTACCAAGATGGACACCGCCTCCATGTTGGACGAGGCCATCCGCTACGTCAAGTTCCTCAAGCGACAACTCCACTGCCTTCAGTCGAACCCTCCGCCTGCGCCGCTTCCGGCGCAATTCGCGGTCGTCGTCGGTCTCTCctcttcttcgtcttcttcctcaTCCTTCTCGTCCGGCGCCGTGGGGAGACTGCAAGGGCTTGGCGGCCATCTAATGATGCACTAA